The Methanomassiliicoccales archaeon DNA segment CCCTGCCCGGGGTGGTCAAGGTTTCCCAGCACCGCTTGATGTGTTCCAAGGAGGGGCAGGACTTCCTAGAGGAGGAGATCAGGAAGGAACGGTTGACCCATCTGGTAGTGGCCGCCTGTTCCCCCCACCAGCATCTGTCCACCTTCATGGAGGTGTGCGAGAGGGGCGGACTGAACCCTCACCTGATGCAGATGGCCAACATAAGGGAGCAGTGCGCCTGGATCACCCCGGACCGCGAAGAGGCCACGGAGAAGGCCGCACGCATGATCAAGGCGGCCATCAGAAGGGTGACCTGGCAATCCCCACTGTCCGAAAGAGAGGTGTCCACCAACCCGGACGTGCTCATAGTCGGGGCCGGGCGCAGCGGTATGACCGCCGCCCTAATGATAGCCTCCCCGGAACGTCAAGTGCACCTGGTGGAGAGGACGGTGACCTTGAACAAGACGGTCAGTTTGTTGGGGGCCGGCAGACCTTTGGCGGAGATGATGGCGGAAGATCCTCAGATAATCAAGCACTTGCAATCTGAACTGAAAGCCGTCCGCGGCTTCTTCGGCAATTTCGAAGTGGACCTAGTCCAGGGGAACGAGAGGACCGGATTGAAGGTCGGGGCCATCGTCCTATGCACTGGGTCCCGGACCATGACCAAGGAAGAGATGGGATATCCGGGCTCGGAGAATCCTCGGGCGATGACCCTTCCCGATGCTCCAAACGGTCTTGTTAGTCGGGTGCAGGCGCTCGGTCCGGGCTCGCCCAAGGTCGTGTTCGTCCATTGCGCTGGGCGGGAAAAGGTCGGTTATTGTTCCGGTAACTGTTGCCTGCGGTCGTTCCAGGCGATGCGCTCGCTGATGAAGGAAGTGCCCGATGTCCATATCATAGGCCTGTACCAGGACGTCTGCGTCCCGGGCCGGGAAGGCCAAAGATATTTCGAAGGGACCGTCAAGGACGGCGTCACCATGGCCTGGGGAAGACTGACCGGTCTGGAAGGCGAGGGCGGCGGATGCTTGCTGCGGTACGACTCAGGGAGCGGGGCCGAAGAAAGGATATCGGCCGACCTGGTGGTCCTGGTGCCAGCCACGGTGCCTGCCAGCGGTCATCGGGAGCTGGCCGAGATCACCGGGGTGACGATGGGCCCGGAGGGCTTCGTTTCCGAAGGGCACGAGAAACTGGAACCGGTCGCCACCTCCAGCAAGGGCATCTACATGGCCGGGAGCGCCTCCGGGCCGCGGGACGAACGG contains these protein-coding regions:
- a CDS encoding FAD-dependent oxidoreductase, with product MTARIGVYVCECGNNISDQVDMVKLLEQLSLPGVVKVSQHRLMCSKEGQDFLEEEIRKERLTHLVVAACSPHQHLSTFMEVCERGGLNPHLMQMANIREQCAWITPDREEATEKAARMIKAAIRRVTWQSPLSEREVSTNPDVLIVGAGRSGMTAALMIASPERQVHLVERTVTLNKTVSLLGAGRPLAEMMAEDPQIIKHLQSELKAVRGFFGNFEVDLVQGNERTGLKVGAIVLCTGSRTMTKEEMGYPGSENPRAMTLPDAPNGLVSRVQALGPGSPKVVFVHCAGREKVGYCSGNCCLRSFQAMRSLMKEVPDVHIIGLYQDVCVPGREGQRYFEGTVKDGVTMAWGRLTGLEGEGGGCLLRYDSGSGAEERISADLVVLVPATVPASGHRELAEITGVTMGPEGFVSEGHEKLEPVATSSKGIYMAGSASGPRDERSTDVLSLAVIAQVRAELVPGKTLHLEPKTSQVCETLCTGCRNCLSVCTYGAIIYDPVAQVCRVNEVICRGCGNCMAACPSGAISVKGATYDQIVQEIREAVR